One stretch of Alcaligenes faecalis DNA includes these proteins:
- a CDS encoding cold-shock protein, with protein MQTETGIVKWFNNEKGYGFISPDNGGKDLFVHHSDILGTGFKSLEENQRVSYVSAEGQKGPQAKSIQKL; from the coding sequence ATGCAAACAGAAACCGGTATCGTGAAATGGTTCAATAACGAAAAAGGCTACGGCTTTATCTCCCCCGACAACGGTGGCAAAGATCTTTTCGTTCACCATTCCGACATCTTGGGCACGGGCTTTAAATCCTTGGAAGAAAACCAACGCGTTTCGTACGTGTCGGCTGAAGGCCAAAAGGGTCCACAAGCTAAGAGCATCCAAAAACTGTAA
- the galU gene encoding UTP--glucose-1-phosphate uridylyltransferase GalU — protein MKPIRKAVFPVAGLGTRFLPATKAMPKEMLPIVDKPLIQYAVEEAIAAGATELIFITGRNKRAIEDHFDSIPELEHELEGKNKLELLDAVQNIIPSHVSCIYTRQPRALGLGHAVLCAAPIVGNEPFLVLLADDLIDATTPVARQLVEAAHQYNGSIVATQNVNRNETNKYGIVSGNLVDSKATRLNGIVEKPAPEVAPSTQAVVGRYVLEPEIFDHLRRTQAGVGGEIQLTDGIASLLESRAVYAYEYEGTRYDCGSKSGFFHATLEFGRKYHGL, from the coding sequence ATGAAACCCATACGCAAAGCTGTTTTTCCCGTCGCTGGTCTAGGCACGCGTTTTCTGCCTGCCACCAAGGCCATGCCCAAGGAAATGTTGCCTATTGTCGACAAGCCGCTGATTCAGTATGCCGTCGAAGAAGCCATCGCTGCGGGTGCCACAGAACTGATCTTTATCACCGGCCGAAACAAGCGCGCCATCGAAGATCACTTTGACAGCATCCCGGAACTGGAGCACGAGCTGGAAGGCAAGAACAAGCTGGAATTGCTGGATGCCGTTCAAAACATCATTCCCAGCCATGTAAGCTGTATTTACACCCGCCAGCCACGCGCGCTGGGTCTGGGTCATGCCGTGCTGTGCGCTGCCCCCATCGTGGGCAACGAGCCCTTCCTGGTCCTGCTGGCCGACGACCTGATCGACGCCACCACGCCCGTGGCACGGCAGCTGGTTGAGGCTGCGCATCAATACAACGGAAGTATTGTCGCAACTCAAAATGTAAATAGAAATGAAACAAATAAATATGGAATTGTTTCGGGTAATTTAGTCGACTCAAAAGCAACTCGACTTAATGGAATTGTTGAAAAGCCCGCACCCGAAGTCGCCCCTTCTACACAAGCCGTTGTAGGCCGTTATGTATTGGAACCGGAAATCTTTGACCACCTGCGACGCACTCAAGCAGGGGTGGGTGGAGAGATTCAATTAACGGATGGAATTGCCAGTCTTTTGGAAAGTCGCGCGGTATATGCATATGAATATGAAGGCACGCGTTACGACTGTGGTAGCAAGTCCGGTTTCTTTCATGCTACGCTTGAATTTGGTCGTAAATACCACGGACTTTAA
- a CDS encoding 3-deoxy-D-manno-octulosonic acid transferase: MNRFFYTASIRILAPALMAWMGLRARRAGGEWQVLSGPRFGFYGSLPAPRKAPVWVHAVSLGETRAAQPLIRALLDQGETVLLTHMTVTGRTEGANAFAAEIASGQLLQQWLPYDFPGSVRRFFAHYRPCAGVLIEREVWPNLLAAARRQGVPMMLASARFSESALRTSLKAGSVMREAYRSFKLIYAQSLADAQRLELAGAQGVRVSGNLKFDVVLPQDKIARGRGFASDLGRRVVVIASTRETEHVDFIDAIAHYLRREREHGSELHSPVLFVVIPRHPERFEEAADYLNQLGLRSVRRSELLEQGDTSTSAIQACREVDVLLGDTIGEMHWYYGLARVAIVAGSFQPLGGQNFIEACAVGVPVIVGPHTHNFAQAMQDAMHAGAAIRAGTPALALQQAVELVDDPARHHKMADAGLHWVQMHEGAVQRVLSGLAQIRD; this comes from the coding sequence GTGAACCGATTCTTCTATACCGCCTCTATTCGCATTCTGGCTCCAGCCTTGATGGCCTGGATGGGCTTGCGTGCCCGTCGAGCGGGTGGTGAATGGCAGGTGTTATCGGGCCCTCGCTTTGGTTTTTATGGTTCCCTGCCTGCGCCCAGGAAAGCGCCTGTGTGGGTGCATGCGGTCAGCCTGGGTGAAACGCGCGCGGCTCAACCTTTGATTCGTGCCTTGTTGGATCAGGGTGAGACGGTTTTGCTGACGCATATGACTGTCACGGGCCGTACAGAAGGGGCGAATGCATTTGCGGCTGAAATTGCCAGTGGGCAATTGCTGCAACAATGGCTGCCTTACGACTTTCCCGGCTCGGTACGACGTTTTTTTGCCCATTACCGTCCCTGTGCCGGGGTGCTGATCGAACGCGAGGTGTGGCCCAATCTGCTGGCTGCGGCACGCCGACAAGGTGTTCCCATGATGTTGGCCAGTGCCCGGTTCTCGGAAAGCGCACTGCGCACTAGCCTGAAAGCAGGCTCGGTCATGCGAGAAGCCTACCGTTCCTTCAAGCTGATCTACGCACAAAGTCTGGCTGATGCGCAGCGTCTGGAGCTGGCGGGCGCACAAGGCGTGCGTGTGTCCGGGAATCTGAAGTTTGATGTTGTTTTGCCACAGGACAAGATTGCACGTGGCCGTGGCTTTGCCAGTGACCTGGGCCGACGTGTGGTGGTGATTGCCAGTACGCGCGAGACTGAGCATGTCGATTTTATTGATGCCATTGCCCATTACCTGCGCCGTGAACGCGAGCATGGCAGTGAGCTGCATAGCCCCGTCCTGTTTGTCGTGATTCCGCGTCATCCCGAGCGTTTTGAGGAAGCGGCTGACTATTTGAATCAGCTAGGTTTGCGCTCTGTGCGGCGCAGCGAGTTGCTGGAGCAGGGCGATACCAGCACCAGCGCTATCCAGGCCTGCCGTGAAGTGGATGTGTTGCTGGGCGACACAATAGGCGAAATGCACTGGTATTACGGCCTGGCACGTGTCGCCATTGTGGCAGGCAGCTTCCAGCCTCTGGGCGGGCAGAATTTTATTGAGGCTTGCGCCGTGGGTGTCCCTGTGATTGTGGGCCCGCATACGCATAATTTCGCCCAGGCCATGCAAGATGCCATGCACGCCGGTGCCGCGATACGGGCAGGTACGCCAGCCTTGGCGTTGCAGCAGGCCGTGGAGCTGGTGGATGATCCAGCACGCCATCACAAGATGGCTGACGCGGGTTTGCATTGGGTTCAAATGCATGAAGGCGCAGTGCAACGCGTACTTTCTGGATTGGCACAAATTCGCGATTAA